A DNA window from Deinococcota bacterium contains the following coding sequences:
- a CDS encoding TRAP transporter substrate-binding protein — MVAACFMGGLTYAQTMTLNLGYSLSPDSHYGAGAQAFAQEIDRLSEGRITIVEQPANALGGEREMIEGLQIGSVDMVITSTGPVGNFVPEVLVLDLPFLFRDYEHARGVLDGPIGQELLERFPERGIVALAWSENGFRHLTNNRRAVRSPEDLQGLKIRTMENQVHIRAFQAAGAAPTPMAFPELFTALQQGTVDGQENPIPVITSANFQEVQRYLSLTGHVYSPALVLISPFVWERLSEEEQGWFKEAARASVEATRDRVTEVEREGIEALRAAGMDVTTDIDIAPFQAAVAPAYEDFTRQYGDELLERIRTYGE; from the coding sequence CTCGCTCTCGCCCGACTCGCACTACGGCGCCGGAGCACAGGCTTTTGCCCAGGAGATCGACCGCTTGAGCGAGGGCCGCATCACAATCGTCGAGCAGCCCGCCAACGCGCTCGGCGGCGAGCGCGAGATGATCGAGGGCCTGCAGATCGGCTCGGTCGATATGGTAATCACCTCGACCGGCCCCGTCGGCAACTTCGTCCCCGAGGTCTTGGTCCTGGACCTGCCCTTTCTCTTTCGCGACTACGAGCACGCGCGCGGCGTTTTGGACGGCCCTATCGGCCAGGAACTCTTAGAGAGGTTCCCCGAGCGCGGCATTGTCGCTTTGGCCTGGTCCGAAAACGGCTTTCGCCACCTCACCAACAACCGGCGCGCGGTGAGGTCGCCCGAGGACCTGCAAGGGCTCAAGATCCGCACCATGGAAAACCAGGTGCACATCCGCGCTTTTCAGGCGGCGGGGGCGGCGCCCACGCCGATGGCCTTCCCCGAGCTCTTTACCGCCTTGCAGCAGGGCACCGTCGACGGCCAGGAGAACCCCATCCCGGTCATCACCTCGGCCAACTTCCAGGAGGTGCAGCGCTACTTGAGCCTGACCGGCCACGTCTACTCGCCGGCGCTGGTCTTGATCTCGCCCTTTGTCTGGGAGCGGCTGTCCGAAGAGGAGCAGGGCTGGTTCAAGGAGGCGGCGCGGGCCTCGGTCGAGGCGACCCGCGACAGGGTGACCGAGGTGGAAAGGGAGGGCATCGAGGCCCTGCGCGCCGCCGGCATGGACGTGACCACCGACATCGACATCGCGCCCTTCCAGGCGGCGGTAGCACCCGCCTATGAGGACTTCACCAGGCAGTACGGCGACGAGCTCTTGGAGCGCATCCGCACCTACGGCGAATGA